Proteins from a genomic interval of Gossypium hirsutum isolate 1008001.06 chromosome A09, Gossypium_hirsutum_v2.1, whole genome shotgun sequence:
- the LOC107889558 gene encoding growth-regulating factor 3 isoform X2 has protein sequence MDLHLKQWRNQHESEQQPSAKIPKLLLDLDAHHHHHHHHHPQQQQQHASSEPSALPLFVSESNSKISGSLSAPLPDSNSRMGSYFSLAQWQELELQALIYRYMLAGAAVPPELLHPIKKSLLYSSSYFLHHYQPALLQSGYWGRAAMDPEPGRCRRTDGKKWRCSRDVVPGQKYCERHVHRGRNRSRKPVEMPTSSSTAAEANNSHVSVTARFGGGGSGCGAVKASSPMTASTLAAVANGPNNFGLSRPSPPVDLLQLNHGSSESKTEPKGLFEAQNEVDDRSDGHILRHFFDDWPRTLQDPDNNGTNASPMNSATCLTISMPGNSSSDVSLKLSTGNGDSRREHHQQPPLNWAMGGWAASNQVASMGGPLAEALRSSSTSNSSPTSVLHQLPKGSTSEISYIST, from the exons ATGGACTTGCATCTGAAGCAATGGAGAAACCAGCATGAGTCAGAGCAACAACCTTCTGCAAAGATACCAAAACTTCTACTTGACCTTGACGcccatcaccaccaccaccaccaccaccacccacAACAGCAACAGCAACACGCATCCTCTGAACCATCTGCTCTCCCCTTGTTTGTATCTGAATCCAACAGCAAAATCAGCGGCAGCCTGTCAGCACCACTTCCTGATTCCAACAGCA GAATGGGAAGCTATTTCAGCTTGGCTCAGTGGCAAGAACTGGAGTTACAAGCATTGATCTACAGATACATGTTGGCAGGCGCTGCTGTTCCTCCCGAACTCCTCCACCCAATCAAGAAAAGCCTTCTTTACTCTTCCTCCTATTTCCTCCACCATTACCAGCCAGCTT TGTTGCAATCAGGGTACTGGGGAAGAGCAGCAATGGATCCGGAGCCTGGCCGTTGCCGGAGAACTGACGGCAAGAAATGGAGGTGCTCCAGGGACGTGGTGCCCGGACAGAAGTATTGCGAGCGGCACGTGCACCGTGGCCGCAACCGTTCAAGAAAGCCTGTGGAAATGCCCACATCTAGCAGCACCGCCGCTGAAGCTAATAATAGCCATGTCAGTGTAACTGCTCGTTTCGGCGGTGGTGGTAGTGGATGTGGCGCCGTAAAAGCCAGTTCCCCAATGACCGCTTCAACCTTGGCAGCGGTGGCTAACGGTCCCAACAATTTTGGCCTTTCTAGGCCTTCCCCTCCCGTTGATCTTCTTCAGCTTAATCATGG TTCCTCAGAGTCCAAAACTGAACCTAAGGGTCTTTTTGAAGCCCAAAATGAGGTCGATGACAGATCTGATGGTCACATTTTGAGACATTTTTTTGATGATTGGCCCAGAACACTACAAGACCCTGACAATAATGGAACTAATGCAAGCCCCATGAATTCTGCCACATGCCTCACGATTTCTATGCCTGGGAATTCATCCTCGGATGTGTCGTTGAAGCTGTCTACAGGCAATGGCGACAGCAGAAGGGAGCATCATCAGCAGCCACCGTTGAACTGGGCCATGGGAGGATGGGCAGCATCGAACCAGGTGGCTTCCATGGGAGGACCTCTTGCCGAGGCTTTACGATCATCATCCACATCTAATTCATCACCCACTAGTGTTCTGCATCAGTTGCCCAAGGGTTCTACTTCTGAAATTAGCTATATTAGCACTTGA
- the LOC107889558 gene encoding growth-regulating factor 3 isoform X3 produces the protein MGSYFSLAQWQELELQALIYRYMLAGAAVPPELLHPIKKSLLYSSSYFLHHYQPALLQSGYWGRAAMDPEPGRCRRTDGKKWRCSRDVVPGQKYCERHVHRGRNRSRKPVEMPTSSSTAAEANNSHVSVTARFGGGGSGCGAVKASSPMTASTLAAVANGPNNFGLSRPSPPVDLLQLNHGSSESKTEPKGLFEAQNEVDDRSDGHILRHFFDDWPRTLQDPDNNGTNASPMNSATCLTISMPGNSSSDVSLKLSTGNGDSRREHHQQPPLNWAMGGWAASNQVASMGGPLAEALRSSSTSNSSPTSVLHQLPKGSTSEISYIST, from the exons ATGGGAAGCTATTTCAGCTTGGCTCAGTGGCAAGAACTGGAGTTACAAGCATTGATCTACAGATACATGTTGGCAGGCGCTGCTGTTCCTCCCGAACTCCTCCACCCAATCAAGAAAAGCCTTCTTTACTCTTCCTCCTATTTCCTCCACCATTACCAGCCAGCTT TGTTGCAATCAGGGTACTGGGGAAGAGCAGCAATGGATCCGGAGCCTGGCCGTTGCCGGAGAACTGACGGCAAGAAATGGAGGTGCTCCAGGGACGTGGTGCCCGGACAGAAGTATTGCGAGCGGCACGTGCACCGTGGCCGCAACCGTTCAAGAAAGCCTGTGGAAATGCCCACATCTAGCAGCACCGCCGCTGAAGCTAATAATAGCCATGTCAGTGTAACTGCTCGTTTCGGCGGTGGTGGTAGTGGATGTGGCGCCGTAAAAGCCAGTTCCCCAATGACCGCTTCAACCTTGGCAGCGGTGGCTAACGGTCCCAACAATTTTGGCCTTTCTAGGCCTTCCCCTCCCGTTGATCTTCTTCAGCTTAATCATGG TTCCTCAGAGTCCAAAACTGAACCTAAGGGTCTTTTTGAAGCCCAAAATGAGGTCGATGACAGATCTGATGGTCACATTTTGAGACATTTTTTTGATGATTGGCCCAGAACACTACAAGACCCTGACAATAATGGAACTAATGCAAGCCCCATGAATTCTGCCACATGCCTCACGATTTCTATGCCTGGGAATTCATCCTCGGATGTGTCGTTGAAGCTGTCTACAGGCAATGGCGACAGCAGAAGGGAGCATCATCAGCAGCCACCGTTGAACTGGGCCATGGGAGGATGGGCAGCATCGAACCAGGTGGCTTCCATGGGAGGACCTCTTGCCGAGGCTTTACGATCATCATCCACATCTAATTCATCACCCACTAGTGTTCTGCATCAGTTGCCCAAGGGTTCTACTTCTGAAATTAGCTATATTAGCACTTGA
- the LOC107889556 gene encoding pleiotropic drug resistance protein 2, whose protein sequence is MASALAGDDLLARSMSSGRSYPSWTSASFREVWQAPPEAFGRSGRQDEEEEELRWAAIERLPTYDRLRKGMLTQILDNDKVAHHEVDVAKLGMQAKKQLMASMLKAVEEDNENFLRRLRDRTDRVGIEIPTIEVRFQHLEVEGDTYVGSRALPTLLNVTLNTIESILGLLRLAPSKKRKNQILRDVSGIIKPSRMTLLLGPPGAGKTTLLMALAGKLDRDLRSSGKVTYCGHELNEFVPQRTCAYISQHDLHYGEMTVRETLDFSGRCLGVGTRYEMLSELCRREKEVGIKPDPEIDAFMKATAVAGQETSLVTDYILKILGLDICADIMVGDDMRRGISGGQKKRVTTGEMLVGPAKALFMDEISTGLDSSTTFQICKFMRQMVHIMDVTMIISLLQPAPETFDLFDDVIVLSEGQIVYQGPRESVLDFFEFMGFKCPERKGIADFLQEVTSKKDQQQYWFQKSLPYGYVSVSDFVNGFSCFRIGQQLSMDLKVPYDKTSTHPAALVTKKYGISNWELFKACFAREWLLMKRNSFVYIFKTVQITIMSLIALTVFLRTEMPVGSFENGQKFFGALFFSLINVMFNGTAELAMTVFRLPVFYKQRDFLFYPAWAFGLPIWVLRIPLSLMESGIWIALTYYTIGFAPAASRFFRQFLAFFGIHQMALSLFRFIAAIGRTEVVANTLGTFTLLLVFVLGGFIIAKNDIEPWMIWGYYVSPMMYGQNAIVMNEFLDERWSANNTDPRIDAPTVGKVLLKTRGFFTEEYWFWICVGALFAFSLVFNILFIGALTFLNPLGGSKAVVVNEDEKKTKNPYSGGRIPEGIHMKARNSSNNPRKGMVLPFQPLSLAFNHVNYYVDMPAEMKTQGIEVDRLQLLRDVSGAFRPGILTALVGVSGAGKTTLMDVLAGRKTGGYIKGHISISGYTKNQATFARVSGYCEQNDIHSPHVTVYESLLYSAWLRLASDTDTSTRKMFVEEVMELVELKPLRNALVGLPGIEGLSTEQRKRLTIAVELVANPSIIFMDEPTSGLDARAAAIVMRTVRNTVDTGRTVVCTIHQPSIDIFEACDELLLMKRGGQVIYSGPLGHHSHKLIEYFEAVQGVPKIRDGYNPATWMLEVSAPSVEAQLDVDFADIYANSSLYRMNQELIKELSAPAPGTKDLFFPTQYSQPFLTQCKACFWKQHWSYWRNPQYNAIRFFMTTVIGILFGIIFWNKGQRISRQQDLMNLLGAMYSAVLFLGATNAAAVQSVVAIERTVFYRERAAGMYSELPYAFAQVAIEIIYTAIQTLIYTLLIYSMIGFEWTPVKFLWFYYYILTCFIYFTLYGMMVVALTPGHQIAAIVMSFFLSFWNLFSGFLIPRTQIPIWWRWYYWASPVAWTLYGLVTSQVGDKDGPLEVPGRQNMTVEGFLKEDLGFEYSFLPAVAVAHVGWCLLFFFVFAYGIRFLNYQRR, encoded by the exons ATGGCTTCAGCTCTTGCTGGAGATGATCTACTAGCAAGGTCGATGAGCAGCGGAAGGAGCTATCCGAGCTGGACCTCAGCCAGCTTCAGGGAGGTTTGGCAAGCTCCGCCGGAAGCGTTTGGCAGGAGTGGACGTCAagatgaggaggaggaggaaCTACGTTGGGCGGCTATAGAGAGGTTACCCACGTATGATCGGTTGAGAAAAGGGATGTTGACACAGATTCTTGATAACGACAAAGTGGCTCACCATGAAGTTGATGTAGCTAAGCTTGGAATGCAAGCTAAGAAGCAGTTAATGGCTAGTATGTTGAAAGCTGTTGAAGAAGATAATGAAAACTTCTTGAGAAGATTAAGGGACAGAACCGATAG AGTGGGGATCGAGATTCCAACCATTGAAGTTCGGTTTCAGCATTTGGAAGTTGAAGGAGATACATATGTTGGAAGCAGAGCTCTGCCTACTCTTCTCAATGTTACCTTGAACACCATAGAG AGCATTCTCGGATTGCTTCGGCTTGCACCATCTAAGAAGAGAAAAAATCAGATACTTAGAGACGTTAGCGGCATAATCAAACCTTCGAG GATGACTCTGCTTCTAGGTCCTCCAGGAGCTGGAAAAACAACGTTGTTGATGGCACTCGCTGGAAAGCTTGATCGTGATCTAAGG TCATCTGGGAAAGTCACTTATTGCGGTCACGAATTGAATGAATTTGTTCCTCAAAGAACATGCGCTTATATTAGTCAACACGATCTTCACTATGGCGAAATGACAGTGAGGGAGACATTGGATTTTTCGGGACGTTGTTTGGGTGTGGGTACCCGATATGAAATGCTTTCGGAGTTGTGCAGGAGAGAGAAGGAAGTTGGAATTAAGCCTGATCCTGAGATTGATGCTTTCATGAAAGCCACAGCAGTTGCGGGCCAAGAAACAAGCTTGGTCACCGATTATATTCTAAAG ATACTTGGATTGGATATTTGTGCGGATATCATGGTCGGAGATGATATGCGTCGGGGTATTTCCGGTGGGCAAAAGAAGCGTGTCACCACAG GAGAAATGTTGGTCGGACCAGCAAAGGCTTTATTTATGGATGAAATATCAACAGGATTGGATAGTTCAACTACTTTCCAGATTTGCAAGTTCATGAGACAAATGGTTCATATCATGGATGTAACCATGATCATTTCTCTTCTACAACCAGCGCCGGAGACATTCGATCTATTCGATGACGTTATCGTACTCTCAGAGGGTCAAATTGTCTACCAGGGTCCACGTGAGAGTGTCCTGGATTTCTTCGAATTCATGGGCTTCAAATGTCCTGAAAGAAAAGGAATTGCAGACTTTCTGCAAGAAGTAACATCCAAGAAAGACCAACAACAATACTGGTTCCAAAAGAGCCTACCTTACGGATATGTTTCAGTTTCTGACTTTGTTAATGGCTTCAGTTGCTTCCGCATTGGTCAGCAACTTTCAATGGATCTTAAGGTTCCTTATGACAAAACTAGTACCCACCCTGCTGCTTTAGTTACTAAAAAATATGGAATTTCCAATTGGGAACTGTTCAAGGCGTGCTTTGCAAGGGAATGGCTGCTAATGAAGCGAAACTCGTTCGTGTACATTTTTAAGACTGTCCAAATAACAATCATGTCATTGATTGCCTTGACTGTGTTTCTAAGAACTGAAATGCCAGTTGGATCCTTCGAAAATGGTCAAAAATTCTTTGGGGCCTTGTTTTTCAGTCTAATCAATGTGATGTTCAATGGAACGGCGGAACTTGCAATGACGGTTTTCAGGCTACCAGTGTTCTATAAACAAAGGGACTTCTTGTTTTATCCCGCGTGGGCTTTTGGTTTGCCAATTTGGGTGCTTAGAATCCCACTGTCACTAATGGAATCAGGGATTTGGATTGCTCTAACATACTATACAATTGGCTTTGCTCCAGCTGCTAGCAG GTTTTTCCGACAGTTCTTGGCATTCTTTGGCATCCATCAGATGGCTTTGTCGCTCTTTAGGTTCATTGCTGCAATAGGAAGAACAGAAGTGGTGGCAAACACCTTGGGTACCTTCACCTTGTTATTGGTTTTTGTACTTGGAGGTTTTATCATTGCCAAAA ATGACATTGAGCCATGGATGATCTGGGGCTACTATGTTTCTCCTATGATGTATGGACAAAATGCCATCGTCATGAATGAATTCCTTGATGAAAGATGGAGTGCG AACAATACAGACCCCAGAATTGATGCACCAACAGTGGGTAAAGTTCTTCTTAAGACCAGAGGCTTCTTCACCGAAGAATATTGGTTTTGGATTTGTGTTGGAGCACTCTTCGCATTCTCCCTTGTCTTCAACATTTTATTTATTGGAGCTTTGACTTTCCTGAATC CTCTGGGTGGTTCCAAAGCAGTAGTTGTCAATGAAGATGAAAAGAAGACTAAAAACCCATACTCGGGTGGAAGAATACCGGAAG GTATTCATATGAAAGCAAGAAACTCTTCGAACAATCCTAGAAAAGGCATGGTTTTGCCTTTCCAACCCCTTTCGCTTGCGTTCAACCATGTTAACTACTATGTTGATATGCCTGCT GAAATGAAGACTCAAGGCATAGAAGTAGATCGCCTTCAGCTGCTTCGAGATGTTAGTGGTGCTTTCAGACCAGGAATATTGACAGCGTTAGTGGGTGTGAGTGGTGCTGGAAAGACAACCCTGATGGATGTTTTAGCAGGGAGGAAAACAGGCGGATACATTAAGGGACATATCAGTATCTCAGGTTACACCAAGAACCAAGCAACCTTTGCTCGTGTCAGCGGTTACTGTGAACAAAATGACATTCACTCCCCACATGTCACAGTTTACGAATCACTCTTGTACTCAGCTTGGCTCCGTCTTGCTTCCGACACAGATACCAGCACTAGAAAG ATGTTTGTTGAGGAAGTTATGGAGTTGGTCGAGCTCAAACCACTAAGGAATGCTTTAGTTGGTCTTCCTGGAATTGAAGGCCTTTCAACTGAACAAAGGAAAAGGTTGACAATAGCCGTAGAGTTGGTTGCTAATCCTTCTATCATCTTCATGGATGAGCCAACTTCAGGGCTTGATGCCCGGGCTGCAGCCATCGTTATGCGAACAGTGAGAAACACTGTGGACACAGGGAGGACTGTTGTCTGCACAATTCATCAGCCTAGTATTGACATATTTGAAGCATGTGATGAG TTGTTGTTAATGAAAAGAGGAGGGCAAGTCATTTATTCTGGACCTCTTGGTCACCATTCTCACAAGCTTATAGAATATTTTGAG GCTGTCCAAGGGGTTCCGAAGATCAGAGATGGATACAATCCGGCGACATGGATGCTTGAAGTCAGTGCTCCATCTGTCGAGGCTCAATTGGATGTGGATTTTGCTGATATTTACGCCAATTCATCACTTTATCG GATGAACCAAGAACTTATCAAAGAGCTCAGTGCACCAGCACCTGGCACCAAGGATCTCTTCTTCCCAACACAATATTCTCAGCCATTCCTCACCCAATGCAAGGCTTGCTTTTGGAAACAACACTGGTCTTACTGGAGGAACCCTCAATACAATGCCATCAGGTTTTTTATGACAACAGTTATCGGCATCTTATTTGGTATTATCTTCTGGAACAAAGGACAACGGAT ATCAAGACAACAAGATCTGATGAATCTTCTCGGAGCAATGTATTCAGCCGTGCTTTTCCTCGGAGCAACCAATGCTGCTGCTGTTCAATCTGTTGTTGCAATAGAGAGAACAGTCTTCTACCGGGAAAGAGCAGCTGGAATGTATTCTGAATTGCCTTATGCATTCGCTCAG GTGGCAATAGAGATAATCTATACTGCAATTCAAACTCTCATTTATACATTACTTATTTACTCGATGATAGGATTTGAGTGGACGCCAGTGAAATTCTTATGGTTCTACTACTACATATTAACATGCTTTATCTACTTCACCTTGTATGGAATGATGGTCGTCGCTCTAACTCCTGGTCATCAAATTGCCGCCATTGTCATGTCATTCTTCCTAAGTTTTTGGAACTTGTTCTCTGGTTTTCTCATTCCTAGGACT CAAATCCCTATATGGTGGAGGTGGTATTATTGGGCATCTCCAGTGGCTTGGACACTATATGGCCTTGTGACGTCTCAAGTGGGTGACAAGGACGGTCCTCTTGAGGTCCCTGGACGGCAAAATATGACCGTAGAGGGCTTCCTTAAAGAAGATTTGGGTTTCGAATACAGCTTTCTTCCAGCAGTTGCCGTGGCTCATGTTGGATGGTGTCTCCTTTTCTTCTTCGTATTTGCCTATGGTATCAGGTTCCTCAACTACCAAAGGAGATAG
- the LOC107889558 gene encoding growth-regulating factor 3 isoform X1 encodes MDLHLKQWRNQHESEQQPSAKIPKLLLDLDAHHHHHHHHHPQQQQQHASSEPSALPLFVSESNSKISGSLSAPLPDSNSIGMGSYFSLAQWQELELQALIYRYMLAGAAVPPELLHPIKKSLLYSSSYFLHHYQPALLQSGYWGRAAMDPEPGRCRRTDGKKWRCSRDVVPGQKYCERHVHRGRNRSRKPVEMPTSSSTAAEANNSHVSVTARFGGGGSGCGAVKASSPMTASTLAAVANGPNNFGLSRPSPPVDLLQLNHGSSESKTEPKGLFEAQNEVDDRSDGHILRHFFDDWPRTLQDPDNNGTNASPMNSATCLTISMPGNSSSDVSLKLSTGNGDSRREHHQQPPLNWAMGGWAASNQVASMGGPLAEALRSSSTSNSSPTSVLHQLPKGSTSEISYIST; translated from the exons ATGGACTTGCATCTGAAGCAATGGAGAAACCAGCATGAGTCAGAGCAACAACCTTCTGCAAAGATACCAAAACTTCTACTTGACCTTGACGcccatcaccaccaccaccaccaccaccacccacAACAGCAACAGCAACACGCATCCTCTGAACCATCTGCTCTCCCCTTGTTTGTATCTGAATCCAACAGCAAAATCAGCGGCAGCCTGTCAGCACCACTTCCTGATTCCAACAGCA TAGGAATGGGAAGCTATTTCAGCTTGGCTCAGTGGCAAGAACTGGAGTTACAAGCATTGATCTACAGATACATGTTGGCAGGCGCTGCTGTTCCTCCCGAACTCCTCCACCCAATCAAGAAAAGCCTTCTTTACTCTTCCTCCTATTTCCTCCACCATTACCAGCCAGCTT TGTTGCAATCAGGGTACTGGGGAAGAGCAGCAATGGATCCGGAGCCTGGCCGTTGCCGGAGAACTGACGGCAAGAAATGGAGGTGCTCCAGGGACGTGGTGCCCGGACAGAAGTATTGCGAGCGGCACGTGCACCGTGGCCGCAACCGTTCAAGAAAGCCTGTGGAAATGCCCACATCTAGCAGCACCGCCGCTGAAGCTAATAATAGCCATGTCAGTGTAACTGCTCGTTTCGGCGGTGGTGGTAGTGGATGTGGCGCCGTAAAAGCCAGTTCCCCAATGACCGCTTCAACCTTGGCAGCGGTGGCTAACGGTCCCAACAATTTTGGCCTTTCTAGGCCTTCCCCTCCCGTTGATCTTCTTCAGCTTAATCATGG TTCCTCAGAGTCCAAAACTGAACCTAAGGGTCTTTTTGAAGCCCAAAATGAGGTCGATGACAGATCTGATGGTCACATTTTGAGACATTTTTTTGATGATTGGCCCAGAACACTACAAGACCCTGACAATAATGGAACTAATGCAAGCCCCATGAATTCTGCCACATGCCTCACGATTTCTATGCCTGGGAATTCATCCTCGGATGTGTCGTTGAAGCTGTCTACAGGCAATGGCGACAGCAGAAGGGAGCATCATCAGCAGCCACCGTTGAACTGGGCCATGGGAGGATGGGCAGCATCGAACCAGGTGGCTTCCATGGGAGGACCTCTTGCCGAGGCTTTACGATCATCATCCACATCTAATTCATCACCCACTAGTGTTCTGCATCAGTTGCCCAAGGGTTCTACTTCTGAAATTAGCTATATTAGCACTTGA